In Caloenas nicobarica isolate bCalNic1 chromosome 35, bCalNic1.hap1, whole genome shotgun sequence, a single window of DNA contains:
- the LOC136000819 gene encoding E3 ubiquitin-protein ligase TRIM39-like, whose protein sequence is MAAQSFRDEASCSVCRGLFRDPVSIHCGHNFCRACITRCWGGNRDNFPCPRCHEAAPEKKLRPNRELAKIIEVAERLSLRAARGGDARCPQHRELLKLFCEDDQTLICLVCRETPAHRLHAVAPAEEAAEERKEKLQAHVQVLKDRREKLLGLKAAEEGKSHAFLERVETERQKVTSQFKELRRVLEGQERLLLDRLAQLDREIVKRKEEKVNGLLGDVSSIDERIRELEEKCRQPACEFLQDSRSILSRLEEDGAQKPAETSPELEDLPTSSFPPKNVALKEMLMKFRASLTLDPDTAHPRLVLSEDLKRVRFGDARRHVPDNPERFDSSRCVLGREGFAGGRRYWEVAVGDGDAWAVGVAKASLGRKGRLSVKPEAGIWALGRCGSRYQALASPAVPLPAAPRKIGVFVDYDAGRVAFFDAGEEAPIFAYPPVDFEGEKILPLLCLGRDCQFTLWP, encoded by the exons ATGGCCGCCCAGAGCTTCCGCGACGAGGCCTCGTGCTCCGTGTGCCGCGGCCTCTTCCGAGACCCCGTGTCCATCCACTGCGGCCACAACTTCTGCCGCGCCTGCATCACCCGCTGCTGGGGGGGCAACCGGGACAATTTCCCGTGTCCCCGGTGCCACGAAGCGGCGCCGGAGAAGAAACTGAGGCCCAACCGGGAGCTGGCGAAAATCATCGAGGTGGCCGAGAGGTTGAGCCTGAgggcggcgcggggaggggaCGCGCGGTGCCCCCAGCACCGCGAGCTTCTGAAGCTCTTCTGCGAGGACGACCAGACCCTCATCTGCTTGGTCTGCAGGGAGACCCCGGCCCACCGGCTCCACGCCGTGGCCCCCGCCGAGGAGGCCGCCGAGGAGCGCAAG GAGAAACTCCAGGCCCACGTGCAGGTCCTGAAGGACAggagggagaagctgctggggctgaaggcggctgaggaagggaaaagccACGCGTTCCTC GAGCGGGTGGAAACGGAGCGGCAAAAGGTGACGTCCCAATTCAAGGAGTTGCGCCGGGTTTTGGAGGGGCAGGAGCGCCTCCTGTTGGACCGGCTGGCCCAGCTGGACCGGGAGATcgtgaagaggaaggaggagaaggtcAACGGGCTCTTGGGGGACGTGTCCTCCATCGACGAGCGGATCCGCGAGCTGGAGGAGAAGTGTCGGCAGCCGGCGTGCGAATTCCTGCAG GACAGCAGAAGCATCTTGAGCAG gctTGAGGAGGATGGTGCCCAGAAGCCAGCAGAGACATCTCCTGAGCTGGAAGATCTACCcacctcctcttttcctccaaaaaatGTTGCCCTCAAGGAGATGCTGATGAAATTCAGAG CGAGCCTGACCCTGGACCCCGACACGGCGCATCCGCGGCTGGTCCTGTCGGAGGATTTAAAACGCGTGAGATTTGGGGACGCCCGACGCCACGTCCCCGACAACCCCGAGCGCTTCGACTCGTCCCGTTGCGTCCTGGGGCGCGAGGGTTTTGCGGGCGGGAGGCGATACTGGGAGGTGGCGGTTGGGGACGGGGACGCCTGGGCCGTCGGGGTGGCCAAGGCGTCGCTGGGGAGGAAAGGCCGGCTTAGCGTTAAACCCGAGGCCGGGATTTGGGCGCTGGGACGATGCGGGAGCCGCTACCAGGCCCTGGCGTCGCCCGCCGtccccctgcccgccgccccccgaAAAATCGGGGTTTTCGTGGATTACGACGCGGGCCGGGTGGCGTTTTTCGACGCCGGGGAGGAGGCGCCGATTTTCGCGTACCCCCCGGTGGATTTCGAGGGGGAGAAAATCCTCCCCTtgctctgcctggggagggaTTGTCAATTCACGCTGTGGCCTTGA